GACGGTTTTGGCCGGATAAAAGGAGAAGTCCAGGTCCGGGCGTTCGCCCACATAGGCCACATTGATCCCGGTCTCCAGGGCGCTCCACCGATAATCGGCACTCACGTCCGCACGGCTCTGGGGACGGCGGATGAGCTGGGTCCCGGTGTCCAGGTCCACGGCCCAGGTATAGGTGTAATCGGCCCGCAGGTGCAGGTCCTTCAACGGCTCGGACGAAAGGAAGGTCTCCCATCCGAGGGTCTGGGCCTTGCTCACGTTGAAATATTCCCCATAGGGCGGAGTGGCGGTGGATTCGAAGTCGATCAAGTCCGAGAAGTCCGTATGGAAATAGGTCACTCCCACTTTGAGGGAGTCATGGGCGATCGGCTGTTCCACGCCCAGGTCCCATCCCTCGCTGGTCTCGGCCAGGAGCCCCGTGTTGCCGTAGGGGGAATAAAGCTGGTAGATGGAGGGTGCCTTGAACCCGGTGCCGTAGGTGGCCTTCCATTTGGTCCCCAGGCCCGGGACGAAATAACAGGCCGCGGCGCGGTAGGTGAGCTTTTGGCCGAAAGAACTGACCGCGTCCAATCGCCCGCCCAAGGTGGCGAAGAAACGCCCATCGATCGAGGTTTGGCTCTCGGCGAAATAACTTCCGGTGGTCGTGACCTGGTCGATGAAGGTGTTGGAAAGGCCGTAGCCATAATCGGTGGTGTCGTCCTCCCGGCCCCATTCCTGTTGGCCCTGGATCCCCGCCACCAGGGTCTCGCCTTTCACGACCTCCACATTGTTCTGCCAATGGGCCTCCACCATCTGCCCCTCGAAGACGCCCCGTTCATAATGGGAATTGGGATAAGCGACCGGATCGACGATGTCATCGGTGAATTTCTGCAGGTCATCCGTATAGGAAGCCCCCAGCTCCTGTTCCCAAGCTCCTTGGAACAGCTTGAGATGGACCTGGTCACCCAGCGTCCATTGCCGCTCCTCCACGAAATAATTGGGATCGTCGCCGAAAGGACCGCTGGTGGCCGCCACATTGGTGCGGGACTGGCTGTAACGGGCGGTAAATCCGTCCCTGAGGTCCTGGACGCCGTTCAATCCCAGCCTCAAGGAGGCCGTGGTGTTGGCGTCCTGGCTGTTCACGCTGTTCCCGTCGGACCGGTCGGCGGAAGGAAAACCCTGGGTATCGAAGCGGGAGACCGAGAGGGCGGCGGTGCCCAGGTCATTGCCCGCCGAGGCGCTGGCCGCCTCCCGGAAGCTGTGGTAAGCCCCTCCCTCGAAAAGGAAGGAACCCTTGGGCGCGCCTTCCCCCATTTCGCTGATGATGTTGACCACCCCCGCGGTGGCGTTGGACCCGTAAACGGTGCTCAAAGGGCCCCGAACCACCTCGATGCGGCGGATGTCGTCGCAAAAGAACTGGTCCAAAGCATCGAACTGGCGCCCGATGGACATGGGATTGTTCAGGGGGATGCCATCCAGGAGCACCAGGGTATGGCCCGCGTCGGCGCCCCGGGTGAAAAGGCCCACGTTCTCGCCCGGCGCCCCATTCTGGAGCAGCGTCAAGCCCGGGACCCCTTCCAAGGCCTTGAGGGCCGTGTCCGCCTGGCGTTGCTCGATGTCCTTGGCGGTGATGACGGTCATGGAGTTGGCGACCTGGGACACGGG
This bacterium DNA region includes the following protein-coding sequences:
- a CDS encoding TonB-dependent receptor, with product MHPVLRRAVLSSVLLTAVSSGLWADPAIEPMGDTLPSAAVLPEVVVTANRLDTPVSQVANSMTVITAKDIEQRQADTALKALEGVPGLTLLQNGAPGENVGLFTRGADAGHTLVLLDGIPLNNPMSIGRQFDALDQFFCDDIRRIEVVRGPLSTVYGSNATAGVVNIISEMGEGAPKGSFLFEGGAYHSFREAASASAGNDLGTAALSVSRFDTQGFPSADRSDGNSVNSQDANTTASLRLGLNGVQDLRDGFTARYSQSRTNVAATSGPFGDDPNYFVEERQWTLGDQVHLKLFQGAWEQELGASYTDDLQKFTDDIVDPVAYPNSHYERGVFEGQMVEAHWQNNVEVVKGETLVAGIQGQQEWGREDDTTDYGYGLSNTFIDQVTTTGSYFAESQTSIDGRFFATLGGRLDAVSSFGQKLTYRAAACYFVPGLGTKWKATYGTGFKAPSIYQLYSPYGNTGLLAETSEGWDLGVEQPIAHDSLKVGVTYFHTDFSDLIDFESTATPPYGEYFNVSKAQTLGWETFLSSEPLKDLHLRADYTYTWAVDLDTGTQLIRRPQSRADVSADYRWSALETGINVAYVGERPDLDFSFYPAKTVVMSSYALVNLAASYAVDEHLKFFGRVNNLFDDRYEEILGYGTPGLSIYLGTKVSL